The DNA segment GCTCATTCTTACATTATACCGGAAATGCATTCCGCTGAACCTATCCAACCGACTTCTACTAAACGCGAAGTACGTTACAAACAAAAGAATATTCAGCAAGTTATTGAAGCACGGTACCATTTCGAAAACACTTTAATGGAGGCTATTTCTAAAGGAAATGGCGCTTTAGCCGTCAACCTTATGAACGAGCATTTAGACTTAACCGATTTTTCAAGTCGCAACAGCTCTGATCCTGTCCGTGTGTATAAGAACCTTTTGATTACATTGAATACACTTAGTCGCAAAGCTGCTGAAAAAGGTGGTGTACACCCGATTTATTTGGATAGTATTTCTGAAAAATTTGCCCTCATGATTGAACGTACTAAGGACTTACCAAGCTTATATGAAATTAGTCGCGTCCTCTTAACCGAATACAGTGAGAGTATCTGGCAGTACTCAAATTCAGAGTACAGTTCTGTTATAAAAAAAGCGATTCATTATATTCTCTTGTACATTGATTATCCCTTAACTTTAGAAGAAATTGCAAGAAATATCTATGTCAATCCTGCTCACTTATCGCGTAAATTTAAAAGCGAAACAAACATGACTCCTACTCAGTTTATTCATGCTAAAAAGATAGAAGAAGCCAAACATTACCTAGAAAAAGGGAATTTAACGATTACTGAGATTGCTTTACTCGTTGGTTTTAATGATCCGAACTACTTTGGAAAGGTCTTTAAAAAAGTTACAGGTCTAACTCCCTCACAGTTCATGGCCAATGCAAAGAAACCGATTAAATAATAACTCCAAAAACTGTGGGAACCAAATTCCTGTTAGGAAACTTATCCACACTTTGATGGTTTATTTCACCGGAAATGTGGATAAGTTTTTTCGATTAACTGTTTTTCTAGCTTTTTCATTCGCTATGTAGTATCACTCTTCCATGAAATGACCTTTGACGGAAGAGTGGCGTGCTAAACGAACTTCACTTGTCCATGAAGAACCGTTTCATGGAAGAGTGAGAATGAAAAAGACCCTCACTTGTCTATGAAAGGGGATTTCATGGACAAGTGAAACAAAAAACCTTACTTTTCCAAAGAAAAGTAAGGTTTACACGTGTTGAGATGCAGAACGTTATCTCAGCCTGCTCTCTTTTTATATCCAATTAGTAGTTAAGCTTTCTCAGCTTCTTTTCTTATTTGAGCAGTGTTTGTTTGGGTATCATCTGAAAGTAATTTATTGGCAACGAGTAAGAGTATTGGAAGAATGACGTCATCTGCATATCCCACTACTGGAATAAAGTCGGGGATAAAATCGATTGGACTAATGATATAGAGGATGATCCCTGCTACCATTAATTTCTTTCTCCCGCTTGTTTTTGTATTAAATAAAGAAAGTATGAGAGACTTCACTTGTGACATTGGGGTCTTATTTTGCTTTGTCTTCATTTTCATTTTTACATGACCTCCATTTTTTTTGACTACAATTAGTATAACTATAGCCAGTCTAAAATGTATCGGTCTAAAGCATGATTTTTTTCAGGCTAACTCTTTGGCTTTTTTTGAAAAATCTGTCATTTCAGCTGCTAGATTGGAACGCAAATTAGATAACTCATTATTCACCAATTGTTTGTTCCGAACTACCGCTGTCCCATTGATAAAGACATCACGTACATTTGACGAGTTTGCAGAATAAACTAGCGCTGCATAAGGATCAAAAATTGGAAACATGTTGACTGAAGTTGTTTCCATTAATACGATATCGGCTTTTTTTCCAGATTCCAATGAACCAATTTTATCGGACATATTCAATACCTTTGCTCCTTCAATAGTGGCCATTGCTACAATTTCTTTAGCAGGAAAAGCTTTTCTATCGTGTAAGGCAGTTTTATGAAAATTAGCCACGAGCTTCATTTGCGTAAATAAGTCTAATGTATTGCCACTGCTTGGTCCATCTGTTCCTAAGCCCACTGGAATAGCTAGATCAAGCATTTCTTGTATTGGAGCGACTCCTTTAGCTGATTTCGTGTTCGCTCCAATACAATGAGCAACTCCGACTCCTTCTTGTTTTAAGATTTGGAGATCTTGACTAGATACATAAATACAATGAGCAGCGATAAAACGTGGACTAAGAACGCCAATTGATTGTAAAAACTCTACAGGTGTAGCATCATACTTTTCTCTAAAATGGTTCATTTCATAATCCATTTCTGCTACATGCATGGTCATTGGAATACCGTATTCTTCTGCTAGCTCAGCGGCTGCTTTTAATGCTTCTGGGTCATTAGTATTTGGTGCATGAGGAGCAATCGCTGGTGTAATCAATTCATGGTCGATCCATTTTGGAATGAATTTTTTAGCATACTCAATGCCGCCATGAGGTGTTGGAGCATCACAGGATGGAAAATCAACAACAGTCTCCCCTAAAATGGCTCGAGATTTCATTTCATCAGTAGCTTGTGCTAGAGCGTCTTCAAAATAATACATATCTGCAAATGTCGTAATACCAGCCAATTGCATTTCAGCAATTGCGTATTTGCCACTGTGATAAGCTAATTCTTTCGTCATACAAGCTTTTTCTAATGGAAATAAAAAGCGTCGCAACCGATCAGGACAATCATCACCTAACGATCGAAAAGGAATCATGCCAATATGAGTGTGGGTATTCACCATGCCAGGAATCGCAATCGTTTGATGAGCATCGACTACTTCATCAAAGTTACTTTCTGATTGTAAGAGCTGATCGTATGAACCTACTTCCAAAATTTCATTGTTTTCTATAATTAAGTAACCATCAGAATATTCAGTACGCTTGGCATCCATCGTCAAGATATGGCTATTTTTAATCAAAGTCTTCATCTAATCTCCTCCACTAATGGAATCTGACGTTGACTTCGCACATCAAACAGTCCCTTATCCGTAATTTTTATAGCTGGAGAAACGGGTAAAGACAATGTTGAAAAAGACATAATTTCATTAGCATTGCGGTAGCCCAAATCAATCATTCCTTGTCGTACCTCACTTAATTTTTGTCCAATAACTTGGATAGGTTCATCACTGATGATTCCGCCAATCAAAAGTGGGCAGCAACTTACGACTATCTCATTTTTAACGGTTAAGTAACCGCCTTGTATTTCGACTAATTTATTTTGCGCTACTACTAAATCTTCAATTGAAGTTCCCATCACCATTAGATTATGGTGATCGTGAGCCCAAGTTGTTCCTATGGCTCCTTTTTCTGTCAGTGCATTTTCGACAAGACCATACGCTATATTCCCAGATTTCCCATAGCGTTCCATTACTACAATTAACGCTAGGCCACTTGATTCCCAATCCAAATAACCATTTTTTATTGGGATTTCTCTTTGAACACATTCAGTAAAGGTTCCTACTTCAGCTATACGAATCACATTGCAAACAGCAGTCTGTCCTTCAGCTTGAATTTTAAAGTCATCCCATTTAGCTTTTTCACAGTGAACGGATGAATAAAAGGAAGCCGGAAAAACTGGTTTAGTTTCGGGATACGCTATTTCATTCCCTTTTTTATGCACCAAATTCCCAGCTTTGTAAACAGCTGAAGCTTCCATTGTTGCAGGATCTTCCAACAAAATAAAATCGGCTTTAAAACCAGAAGTTATCGCACCTCGATCTTGAAATCCCATCCTTCTTGCTGGAGTATATGTGCTCATATATATCGCTTCTTCAACCGGAATACCTGCTTCAATAGCCAGTTGAACATTTGCATTTAAATGGCCCTTTAGCAATTCATCTGCCATAATATCATCCGTCACAATGGCACAGTATTCATAAAATTGATTGTTCACTACTACTTCCATGTTTTCTTTAGTTAACGATTTGCGTTGCAATTCAATAAACATTCCGTTGCTAATTTTCTCGTAGATAGATTCTGGACTTTGCTGAGTGTGATCTGCCGTTATACCTTGGTACATAAATTTAGCCAAATCCAATCCTGAGACGAGCGGCACATGTCCTTCAATAGGCATAAAAGGTTTCTTTTCTTGAATGGTATGCAAAATTTGGCGAATTAAAGAATTTGGATCATTCACAATACCGTCAAAATTCATAGCTTCTCCAAGAGCGATTACTTTAGGGTGGTTTAATAATTGATGAACTTCTTCTACTCCTATGAATCCGCCTGTCGTTTCTAATGCTGGAATCGTTGAAGGGACAGAAGATGGAATCGCATAAAAAATATCCATTTCCGTTTCTTCGTTCATAAAGGCATCCATTCCTTCCACGCCAAATACGTTAACGATTTCATGAGCATCCGCAACAATCGTCGTTACTCCATGAGTCAACCCAGCTCTCGAAAATATCGAAGGAGGAACCATGGAACTTTCAATGTGCATATGGATATCGATCAATCCAGGTATCATGTAGTTACCATTCGCATCAATAGTAACATCTGATTTTAAATCTACCGTTGCCTCTATTCCTATCAAAAAGAATTTCCCATTAAGAATGGCCACATCTTTCCATTCAAATTTCTTTAAAAAGCTATTAAATACTTGTACATTCTTAATGATCTTATCTACTTTCATCTGTCATTCACCTTTCTACTATAAAAATAACCTCTTATATAGAGCAGAGGTTATTTTTCCAACTATTTTATTGGTTTTTTTATTGATTCATCGTTCTATTCCATGTTTTGATCCAATCGTCCATTTGGGTATTCACAAATTCAAAATCTACTGGTTTAGTTAACTCAGCGATATCGCCATACGTTTTGTTTTCGGCAACTTCTCCAGTTAATTCAACCTTTTTATTTGTTGGAGCTTCATTTAATGAAGCAGCTGTGATGGTTTGTAATTCTTCACTGAGTCTCCAATTTACAAAGTCATACGCCATTTCTTTATTTTTGGAATTCGCATTAATGTTTATAGTATTAAAATTGGCATACGTTCCAGAAGCTGGAACAACGTATTGAACAGTTGGATGAGCTTCTGAAATCATTGGAATTGCAAAATCGCCTACAACTGCTGCAACAATTTCACCCGATTGAAACATATTAGCTAAATCAGAAGACTTTGCATACGTTTTGACGATATTAGGAGAAAGTTCTTCCAGTCCTTCAAAAGCTGCTTCTCCATTATCAGTAGTAATGTCTACCCCTTTGTACTCACTAGCTACGTACATCATCGAAGGTCCAAACGTGGTAGTAATATCTGGAATAGAAATTTTCCCTTGAAGTGATGGATCCCATAAATCAGAAAACTCATCGATCTTCATTCCAGCAGCTTCTTCATCATAAATAATTCCAATGCTATTTACTGTATACGCTGCTCCAGATCCGTTCTCACTCAACACTTTTGCACTATCAATCAATTCAGCTAAATTCGGAATTTTTTCTGTATCGATTTCTTCAAATAACCCTTCTGTCGCTCCTTGAGAGGAATTTGATTGTGGCAAATCAATAATATCAACAGTCGAATTAGGATTATTTTCAAATTTAGTGTACCGTTCAGAACTTGTACCTGTCTCTACTACAATGTCTACCCCATACTCTTCTTCAAATGGTGCAAATATATCTTCTTGCATAACATCTTCACTTAATCCAAAGGTAGAAATTACTAATTCTTTGTTCTCTCCACTCGCTTCTTGACCACACGCCATTAAAACAGCTGCACTCATCACTGTCAAACTTGCCAAAATTACTTTCTTTTTCATCACTTAAAATTCCCCCTTTTTATAATTGGTTAAACTAAAATCAATTTTTCTTTTGGAATGACGACAAAAACGTCATCGCCTACTTGGTAACCGGGTACTCGCACATCATTAACTAATAGTTTTCCAATAGCTGTTTCTACTTCATATTGATAACTCTTGCCTAAAAACGTACGAACTCTTATAGTGCCAGCTAGACTATTAGACGGTACAACTTGTTCATTCGCAGAAAGTAAAATATCATCTGGACGAATCGTTCCTGTTGCTTGTTGTCTATCTGCTGGATGCATTGTTTCAATTAACGTTCCATCCGAAGTTGTGTAAGTATGTGTATCTTGTTTGGTTAAAGCAAAGAAATTTTCAAATCCAATGAAGCGAGCTACAAATTCGGTTTTAGGATTTTTATAAATTTCTTCCGGAGAATCATACTGTTCAATTACTCCGTTGTTCATAACGGCTACTTTATCTGAAATCGAAAAACATTCTTCTTGATCATGTGTTACAAAAACCGTCGTTATACCTAATCTGCGTTGAATGCGTTTAATCTCAATACGCATACTAATGCGCAATTTAGCATCCAAATTACTCAAAGGTTCGTCTAGTAACAATAATTGAGGTTCAATCACTAAAGCCCTAGCAAGAGCTACACGTTGACGCTGCCCTCCAGAAAGTTGCTTAGGATAACGTTCAGCATAATCTGATAAGTCAGTAGATTCTAAAATAGCCTGCACTTTAGTTTCAATGACCTCTTTTTTTTCTTTCCTCAACTTCAACCCAAAACCAATATTTTCTTTAACAGTTAAATGTGGAAATAACGCATAACTTTGAAAAACCATTCCAAAATTACGTTTGTGGACAGGAACTTTTGTCAAATTGGTATCTCCTACAGTAAAGGTTCCATCATTAGGCTCAATCAGGCCTGCAATGACCCGTAAAGTCGTTGTTTTCCCACAACCTGATGGTCCTAGTAACGAAATCAGTTCCCCTTTTTCCATAGATAAATTGAGTTCTTTTAATATATTATTTTTTCCATCATAACTAACACGAATATTTTCTAAGTCAACAAATGACATAACAGTACATGTCCTCCTTAATGGTATTTAACAAAACGACTCATAGAGTGAGCAGTTAAATGCGAATCTAGTTTTTTTGCTTAATTTATTTGTCTTTTGTGCAAGTAATTTACTAGACTACTTTTGCTAGTCCAAGGGTTTTTTCAATTAAAAACATCAAGATGATTGTTCCCAGCATCAAAAGTACAGACAAAGCAGAAACGACTGGATCATAATTGTATTCAATGTAATTCATTAAAGTGGTAGGTAAAGTCGAAATACCAGGACCAGATAAAAATTGTGAAACAGGTATATTGTTAAACGAATTAATAAATGCCAACATAAAAGAAGCAAATATACTGGAAGAGATATTTGGCAATACAATGCTCGTAAAAGCTTTGAATTTAGTGCTGCCTAAAGTCCATGCCACCTCTTCTATTGAAAAATCTAATTGTTCTAAACTCGAGCCCACTACACGAATAATATAAGGCAAACTGATTAAAAAATGCCCTAACAACAATCCGTGGAATAGTGGTACTTGGAGGCGGATAACGATAAATTGAAATAGAGAATACCCTACTACAACACCAGGTATGATAGTTGGTGATAAAAAGAAATTTTTTATCCAATCTTTCCCTTTCACTCCATGCCTAGTTAAGGCATACGCAGCAGGAATTCCAACAACCAAAGCCAATAAAGTTGCAAGTAAGGAAATTTTTAAACTCAACAAGAAGCTGTCTATAAAAGATTGATTTTCAAAAACAGCTGTAAACCACTTAAATGTAAATCCAGTAATTGGAAATTGAATGGTCGAATTTTCTCCAAAAGCTGTTATCGTTATAATAACTAAGGGAATAAATAAGAATGCAAATACAGCTCCGGCGAATAATGACAACCCTCTTTGTTTACGCATCTTGTTCACCTCGCTTGTCGATTCTATTGGCAATTAAATTAAAAACTTTCATAACCAGTAAAGTGGTAATGATCATGATCAATGCAATAACGCTTGCGTCTTCCCAATTTCCCAATGTCATAGCGTTTTGGTAAAGAAACGTTGACAACATCATATTACGATTGCCTCCTAGTAATTGAGGAGTTGTATAAGCAGTTAGCGTACCTGTAAATACTAGAACACTCCCTACGATAATCCCAGGAATACTCAAAGGTAAAACGACTTTAATGAACGCTTTAATGCGACTTGCACCAAGCGTTTCTGCCGCTTCCATAATTTCTGGATTGATATTTTCCATTACACCTACTAATGTAATGATCAAAATGGGTAAAAATAAGTAAATTGATCCAATAATAATTGAAAACTCAGTATATAGTAAGGGCAATGGCTCAGAAATAAGCCCAATACTGGACATTAATTTATTGATCACACCGTTTTGTCCTAGTAAATTGATCCATGCAAAACTTCGAATAACAGAATTGGTCAACATCGGAAATAATGTAAATGCCATTAATAACCCTCTCCATTTTGGAGATGTTCCAGCTATAAAGTAAGCAGTAGGAACTCCAAGGATAATGCAAATGAACGTTACAATAAGTGAAACACGAATCGTTCGGATAAAAATACCGACATTGTATGAGTCCTGAAAAAAAGAAGTATAAGACTCAATTGAGAATGATCCATTATAAAATGTTGGCCAAATGACTGACACTAATGGAATCAATAAAAAGAAAATAAGTAAGATGAATCCCGGTGCTAGTATTAGATACGGGATTTTTTTCGACATAAGATAAATCCTCCCTAACAAACGAAAAGATCAAGAGTCAATAAAAAGAACTCTTGTATCATTTCTGTTATTTCTTAACATTCATGTTTCTACACAAATCAGTATAACCGTAAAAAAGAGATTGAACAATCATTTTAACGAATTAATATACATAACTTAAATATATCGTTCGTGTTTAACTGTGTTTTATTTATCTAATTAGGATTTATGGCATGATTATCCCTTAGTTAAAATTAAAATCAAATGAGAAAAAATCAAAAAAAATAAGCAACTCTACGCTGCTCATGGAACTTTCTAGTTTCTTAAAAATGGATGCTCTTCTACTTCAAATATTTCCTAAAACGACACCCACAACATAGGCAACTATAGCAGCCAATCCTCCAACTACTAACATCTCAATACCAGACTTCAACCAGTTTGAGTGATTGATTTTAGACTTTACTGCCCCCAGAATGAATAATGTAATTCCGGTAAGTATAGAAGCAATCAAAAAAGAATTTTGAACTAAAATTGGTAAACCCAGTGAAAATACGTATGTTAAGAGTGGAACAACACCAAAGAGACTAAAAGACAAAAAAGTGGCTAAAGCATTTTTTAAAGGCATTTCTTCTATTGAGTCAGTCCCATATTTTTCTTTCCTTACTTGTTTTACAAAAGGTTCTTCGTACTTTGCAAGTGTCTTTACGATTAAGGCTGCGTCCTCTTTCTCCACCCCTTGGTCTACAAATGAATTCATCATTCGTTTCACTTCTTGTTCATGATGGTTCACTATCTCTAATTGTTCATTTTGCCGTATCATTTTTTCATACTCGTTTTGAGATTTTGTTGAAAGGTAATCTCCGACTGCCATCGAAAACCCATCAGCCAACAAATTGGAAAATCCTAGAATCAAAATAACTTTAAGCGATAATTCTCCACCAACGCTTCCTGCTACCACAGCAAAAGTTGTGACAATGCCATCCAATCCTCCGTAAACAATACTTTTAATGTATTTACCATTGCTAGTTTGTACGTTTTTGCGTGGATCAGTCATTTCAATCACTCCTTATACGTAGACTGATAAAAGACTATTCATAAAGCTTTTTTGACAAAAACCGGTTGAACATTACTTTTGATACCTATTACTTTAATTTCCCATATTCAATGTGAGCATTGCGATTATCCATAAACCCATGATCAAAACTAGTGAACTGATAGAGCACAAAAAAATACCTAATAAAACATATTTCATTTTCTTCTTAACTAAATAATCTCTAACAGAAAAAGCCACTATAAATAGACCTATACAGCTGATTATTAACCAGCCAGCCAACTCCATATTCGTATAGTTAGTCGAGAACAATAAAAAATAGAGCATCAAGAATAGCTGGATGTAAAAAAATAATTCGCGATAATTTTTCAACCATTTCTCCATATCATCCACCTTCACTTTCTTAAGAATCACAACCTACATGTGAATATTTTAACAACGAACTCCTATTAACGCAATACTTATTTAAAGGTATATCTTCTATTATTATTTAGTTACAGAAAAAACACTTTGTTCAATAAGTTCAACTAAATAATAGAGTGGTTTTTTTATAAAGCATGAACTAAAGCCTTTGTATTTAAGAACTCTAGTCAATCTTTATTTATTCAAAAAAATAATGACAATTAATTGTGCCACTGAGCTTAATGGTTAATCATAATTAATCTATTTCCTTCACAAAAAGATTTTTTTCTATGCATACTTCTTCATTTGAAGTTTTTATAATAATATCAAAGTTCTGACTGAATGGATGCATAAACAATTCGTACTGAATTCGTCTCTGTTTATGAGACTGACGTAAAGCAGCTATGTCCGTACCTCTTTCTAAAATATCTCTTCCAACTCTTCTTACTAACTCTGTTTCATCATCTGTGTAAAAATAAATTTTCAGATCAATTAACTTAGGATCAATAAATGCGACGCTCATTCCTTCTACGATCGTGACTTTTTTAGGAGATATCAACTCACTTTTTTTGTAATCAGTATCTATGGTATAAAATTTTAATCCAGATTTGATCATTTGAATATCTCTTTCTAGAGACGATGTATGATGAGCATCTGGATGGCAAGCAGTCATTTTTGAATGATAGCTTTTATGTTGATAGTGATAGGAAATCATGGTGTCTTTTCGTAATTGTGACGTAATAATATATGGATCTGTATTGATATACGATACTTCATTTAGTCCTATCAATTGTGCCAGCTTAGTAGAAAAAGTTGTTTTACCTGCAGCACCATGACCTGATATACCAATTATCACTGGCTTTTCTGACTTATTTATCCAATTTATGACTTCATCAAATAGTATTTTCATCCCATCACCCTTTTATCTGTCATTTATACTTTAGTA comes from the Carnobacterium sp. 17-4 genome and includes:
- a CDS encoding helix-turn-helix domain-containing protein, coding for MTNKNRHSKEIYTLCSSFYDLSHLAIQYIDSDGNILVQMTQQNFPDEIRSTTITSFQEVEKKLQKQKPNCCYFFTTSFELEYIALGLWKEKTFQGSILVGPFLSTIPNSEVIDRVVLTNHLPLHTRKTLQNFYDSLVVVHTQELHQLNALLINLFAHSYIIPEMHSAEPIQPTSTKREVRYKQKNIQQVIEARYHFENTLMEAISKGNGALAVNLMNEHLDLTDFSSRNSSDPVRVYKNLLITLNTLSRKAAEKGGVHPIYLDSISEKFALMIERTKDLPSLYEISRVLLTEYSESIWQYSNSEYSSVIKKAIHYILLYIDYPLTLEEIARNIYVNPAHLSRKFKSETNMTPTQFIHAKKIEEAKHYLEKGNLTITEIALLVGFNDPNYFGKVFKKVTGLTPSQFMANAKKPIK
- a CDS encoding YkvA family protein, with translation MKMKTKQNKTPMSQVKSLILSLFNTKTSGRKKLMVAGIILYIISPIDFIPDFIPVVGYADDVILPILLLVANKLLSDDTQTNTAQIRKEAEKA
- a CDS encoding amidohydrolase, with the protein product MKTLIKNSHILTMDAKRTEYSDGYLIIENNEILEVGSYDQLLQSESNFDEVVDAHQTIAIPGMVNTHTHIGMIPFRSLGDDCPDRLRRFLFPLEKACMTKELAYHSGKYAIAEMQLAGITTFADMYYFEDALAQATDEMKSRAILGETVVDFPSCDAPTPHGGIEYAKKFIPKWIDHELITPAIAPHAPNTNDPEALKAAAELAEEYGIPMTMHVAEMDYEMNHFREKYDATPVEFLQSIGVLSPRFIAAHCIYVSSQDLQILKQEGVGVAHCIGANTKSAKGVAPIQEMLDLAIPVGLGTDGPSSGNTLDLFTQMKLVANFHKTALHDRKAFPAKEIVAMATIEGAKVLNMSDKIGSLESGKKADIVLMETTSVNMFPIFDPYAALVYSANSSNVRDVFINGTAVVRNKQLVNNELSNLRSNLAAEMTDFSKKAKELA
- a CDS encoding adenine deaminase C-terminal domain-containing protein, with translation MKVDKIIKNVQVFNSFLKKFEWKDVAILNGKFFLIGIEATVDLKSDVTIDANGNYMIPGLIDIHMHIESSMVPPSIFSRAGLTHGVTTIVADAHEIVNVFGVEGMDAFMNEETEMDIFYAIPSSVPSTIPALETTGGFIGVEEVHQLLNHPKVIALGEAMNFDGIVNDPNSLIRQILHTIQEKKPFMPIEGHVPLVSGLDLAKFMYQGITADHTQQSPESIYEKISNGMFIELQRKSLTKENMEVVVNNQFYEYCAIVTDDIMADELLKGHLNANVQLAIEAGIPVEEAIYMSTYTPARRMGFQDRGAITSGFKADFILLEDPATMEASAVYKAGNLVHKKGNEIAYPETKPVFPASFYSSVHCEKAKWDDFKIQAEGQTAVCNVIRIAEVGTFTECVQREIPIKNGYLDWESSGLALIVVMERYGKSGNIAYGLVENALTEKGAIGTTWAHDHHNLMVMGTSIEDLVVAQNKLVEIQGGYLTVKNEIVVSCCPLLIGGIISDEPIQVIGQKLSEVRQGMIDLGYRNANEIMSFSTLSLPVSPAIKITDKGLFDVRSQRQIPLVEEIR
- a CDS encoding ABC transporter substrate-binding protein; translation: MKKKVILASLTVMSAAVLMACGQEASGENKELVISTFGLSEDVMQEDIFAPFEEEYGVDIVVETGTSSERYTKFENNPNSTVDIIDLPQSNSSQGATEGLFEEIDTEKIPNLAELIDSAKVLSENGSGAAYTVNSIGIIYDEEAAGMKIDEFSDLWDPSLQGKISIPDITTTFGPSMMYVASEYKGVDITTDNGEAAFEGLEELSPNIVKTYAKSSDLANMFQSGEIVAAVVGDFAIPMISEAHPTVQYVVPASGTYANFNTININANSKNKEMAYDFVNWRLSEELQTITAASLNEAPTNKKVELTGEVAENKTYGDIAELTKPVDFEFVNTQMDDWIKTWNRTMNQ
- a CDS encoding ABC transporter ATP-binding protein, with the translated sequence MSFVDLENIRVSYDGKNNILKELNLSMEKGELISLLGPSGCGKTTTLRVIAGLIEPNDGTFTVGDTNLTKVPVHKRNFGMVFQSYALFPHLTVKENIGFGLKLRKEKKEVIETKVQAILESTDLSDYAERYPKQLSGGQRQRVALARALVIEPQLLLLDEPLSNLDAKLRISMRIEIKRIQRRLGITTVFVTHDQEECFSISDKVAVMNNGVIEQYDSPEEIYKNPKTEFVARFIGFENFFALTKQDTHTYTTSDGTLIETMHPADRQQATGTIRPDDILLSANEQVVPSNSLAGTIRVRTFLGKSYQYEVETAIGKLLVNDVRVPGYQVGDDVFVVIPKEKLILV
- a CDS encoding ABC transporter permease encodes the protein MRKQRGLSLFAGAVFAFLFIPLVIITITAFGENSTIQFPITGFTFKWFTAVFENQSFIDSFLLSLKISLLATLLALVVGIPAAYALTRHGVKGKDWIKNFFLSPTIIPGVVVGYSLFQFIVIRLQVPLFHGLLLGHFLISLPYIIRVVGSSLEQLDFSIEEVAWTLGSTKFKAFTSIVLPNISSSIFASFMLAFINSFNNIPVSQFLSGPGISTLPTTLMNYIEYNYDPVVSALSVLLMLGTIILMFLIEKTLGLAKVV
- a CDS encoding ABC transporter permease; this translates as MSKKIPYLILAPGFILLIFFLLIPLVSVIWPTFYNGSFSIESYTSFFQDSYNVGIFIRTIRVSLIVTFICIILGVPTAYFIAGTSPKWRGLLMAFTLFPMLTNSVIRSFAWINLLGQNGVINKLMSSIGLISEPLPLLYTEFSIIIGSIYLFLPILIITLVGVMENINPEIMEAAETLGASRIKAFIKVVLPLSIPGIIVGSVLVFTGTLTAYTTPQLLGGNRNMMLSTFLYQNAMTLGNWEDASVIALIMIITTLLVMKVFNLIANRIDKRGEQDA
- a CDS encoding VIT1/CCC1 transporter family protein, whose product is MTDPRKNVQTSNGKYIKSIVYGGLDGIVTTFAVVAGSVGGELSLKVILILGFSNLLADGFSMAVGDYLSTKSQNEYEKMIRQNEQLEIVNHHEQEVKRMMNSFVDQGVEKEDAALIVKTLAKYEEPFVKQVRKEKYGTDSIEEMPLKNALATFLSFSLFGVVPLLTYVFSLGLPILVQNSFLIASILTGITLFILGAVKSKINHSNWLKSGIEMLVVGGLAAIVAYVVGVVLGNI
- a CDS encoding uridine kinase family protein, encoding MKILFDEVINWINKSEKPVIIGISGHGAAGKTTFSTKLAQLIGLNEVSYINTDPYIITSQLRKDTMISYHYQHKSYHSKMTACHPDAHHTSSLERDIQMIKSGLKFYTIDTDYKKSELISPKKVTIVEGMSVAFIDPKLIDLKIYFYTDDETELVRRVGRDILERGTDIAALRQSHKQRRIQYELFMHPFSQNFDIIIKTSNEEVCIEKNLFVKEID